GTCCTTTATTACGTGTAGATGGTGTAGCACAAGTGTCACGGCTCGGAGCAAGGGATTATGCCATGCGGCTTTGGCTGAATCCAGAAAAGTTGGCCCTTTATAATCTGGTTCCCCAGGATATCATGAATGCTATCAAAGACCAAAACTTTGAGATAGCCCCAGGTAAATTTGGTGAAACTTCCGATGAGGCATTTGAAACGGTCATTCGGCACAAAGGACGCTTTACCACACCCGAAGAATTTCAGGGTATCGTCATCAAGACAAACAATGATGGTTCAGTGCTATACCTCAAAGATGTTGCACGCGTAGAATTTGGTGCAACAAATCTCAGTAGCGACAATAAGGTCAATGGTCATCCCGGACTGACACTCAATCTGACGCAAACCAGCGGCTCCAATGCCCATGATATTGATATCGCTGTCCGGAAAGTACTCGAAGAACAGGCCAAGACATTCCCAAAAGGATTGCATTATGAAGTGACTTATTCCGTACGTGACCAAATTGATGAATCCATCAGCCAGGTTGAACACACTCTTTTCGAAGCATTTATTTTGGTCTTTATCATTGTTTTCATTTTCTTACAGGACTTTAGATCGACCTTAATTCCAGCGATTGCTATACCTGTTTCGTTGATAGGTACCTTCTTTTTCCTCCAGCTCTTTGGCTTCTCGCTCAATGTATTGACCATGTTTGCCCTTGTATTGGCCATCGGTATTGTTGTCGATGATGCCATTGTTGTTGTAGAGGCCATCCATGAAAAGATGCATAGTACGGGGTTAAAAGCTAGAGCGGCGACATTGTCGACCATGTCAGAAATTACCGGTGCAATCCTCTCTATTACCATGGTCATGGCAGCGGTATTTTTGCCTGTTGGTTTTATGGAGGGCCCAGCGGGTATCTTTTATCGACAATTTGCTTACACGCTGGCGACAGCGATCCTAATTTCAGCTTTAAATGCCTTGACATTGAGTCCCGCCCTATGTACATTATTGCTCAAAGCCCCCAAGCAACAAAAGGAAGAAGAAGCTAAATCAAGAATCAACCAATTTAAGGATCGTTTCTTTAAAGCATTCAATACTTCTTTTGATCGCCTGACCACCCGATACGTATCTATTGTCCAGTTGTTGATCAATCATAAAAAAATAGCTTGGATAGGCCTGGTATTGATTACTGCGATCGGAGTCATTTTAATGATCAAAACACCAAAGAGTTTTATACCAACCGAAGACGATGGTTTCATCACCTATAACATTGCGCTTCCCCCCGGGGCTTCATTAAGCCGTACGACAGAAGTACTCCATCGTGCAGACAGTATATTGAAAAAAAGAAAAGATATCGAGGGCATGACGACAGTCTCTGGTTTCAATGCACTGGATGGTAGTTCAAGTCCAGCCTTTGCCGCAGGATATATTACACTTAAACCACATGCCAAACGCAAGCACATCAAAAACATTAATGCCTTTATGGATACAATCAGGAATGACCTCGCACAAATAAATGAGGCCACATTTACTGTATTTCCCAGACCTACAGTACAGGGATTTGGTGATTTTGCCGGTATAGAGATGGTTCTTCAAGATCGCATGGGTGGCGACGTAAGAGACTTTAATACCATTGCAGACACCTTTATCAGCCAGCTGAATACCCGTCCGGAAATCCGTAGTGCTTACACCAGTTTTAAATCCAATTTCCCGCAATACGAGGTGAACATCGATGCTGTCAAGGCAAAATCACTCGGTGTTGAAATCAAAGACTTAATGTCCACCATACGCTCCTATTTTGCACGGGTGCAAGCCAGTGACTTTAATCGTTTTGGCCGCCAATACCGCGTGTATGTACAGTCCGATTTTGATTTCCGCAAAGATCCAGCGTCTTTCAATTCGATTTTCGTGCGAAACAACAAAGGCGAGATGGTGCCCATCAATACCGTTCTGACACTGGAAAAAACTGTCGGCCCCGAAACCATTACCCGTTACAATCTATACAATGCAATTTCCGTCAATATCACTCCAGCAGAAGGCTATAGTACTGACGATGCCATGCAGGCTATCCAAAAGCTAGCCGACGAAAAACTACCCGGAAACTATGGCTTTGAATGGACTGGTATGAGCTATGAAGAAAGCCAATCTGGATCCCAAACTATCCTGATTTTCGTCTTGAGTATCCTATTTGTGTACTTTTTACTCTCCGCACAGTACGAAAGCTATATTCTTCCCTGGGCGGTTTTGCTCTCCATACCTGTTGGTCTGATCGGCGTTTTTTCAGTCATCAACCTTGTCGGTCTACAGAACAACATCTATGTACAGGTTGGATTGATCATGCTGATCGGTCTACTGGCTAAAAATGCGATCCTAATAGTCGAATTTGCCGTACAGGAACGCAAAAATGGAAAAACTATCGTGGAAGCTGCCATCAGCGGTTCAAAGCTAAGGTTAAGGCCAATCCTAATGACCAGTCTTGCCTTCGTTGCTGGCCTAGTTCCACTGATGTGGACTGTTGGCCCTTCGGCTATCGGCAATCACTCCATCAGCTTCAGTGCAGCAGGTGGTATGCTATTGGGAGTTGCCTTTGGCATCTTTATTATTCCGGTACTCTTTGTTGTCTTCAAGGGTCTGGATGAAAAACTACAGGATAAACTAGCTAAAGAAGAAGAATGAAGAACATAAAAAAATACTTTTCAGCACTATTTATAGCTACGGGTTTACTGATTTTAATGAATGCCTGTAAAGTTGGCAAAGATTATGTTCAACCCAAACTAAAATTGCCCGGAACCTTTCGTGGTGACACCTTAGATTATTTTGGTGATACCTCTAGCATGGGGTTGATTCATTGGAAATCGTTCTTTCATGATCCTACCCTAAAGCTACTGATCGATTCAGCGCTGACCAATAATTTTGAAATGAAAACAGCGCTACTCAATTTACAGATCTCCAACAGGGTAATGGCTCAAAATAAGTCAAACTATCTTCCAAGTGTCAGTGCCACCATAGCGAATGGAAACCGTACCTGGCGATCGAAAGAATTTGGGAGTGGTCCATTGTCAAAATACTATGAGCACAAAGGTGAGAAAGCTCCAGAAAATATGTTTGTTTACCAATCTCAATTTGGATCTGACATCAGTTTCAGTTGGGAAATAGATAT
The window above is part of the Sphingobacterium sp. ML3W genome. Proteins encoded here:
- a CDS encoding efflux RND transporter permease subunit, with the protein product MLKTFINRPVLATVISIILVILGLVGLKLLPVSRFPEIAPPSVLVSLSYPGANAETVAKSVLLPIEEAINGVEDMTYIKSSASNSGSGSVSVYFKTGTNPDIASVNVQTRISKAISSIPAEVNEAGITVMPRQTGVIMTINLYSDHQDKAYDETFLQAYAQINLMRPLLRVDGVAQVSRLGARDYAMRLWLNPEKLALYNLVPQDIMNAIKDQNFEIAPGKFGETSDEAFETVIRHKGRFTTPEEFQGIVIKTNNDGSVLYLKDVARVEFGATNLSSDNKVNGHPGLTLNLTQTSGSNAHDIDIAVRKVLEEQAKTFPKGLHYEVTYSVRDQIDESISQVEHTLFEAFILVFIIVFIFLQDFRSTLIPAIAIPVSLIGTFFFLQLFGFSLNVLTMFALVLAIGIVVDDAIVVVEAIHEKMHSTGLKARAATLSTMSEITGAILSITMVMAAVFLPVGFMEGPAGIFYRQFAYTLATAILISALNALTLSPALCTLLLKAPKQQKEEEAKSRINQFKDRFFKAFNTSFDRLTTRYVSIVQLLINHKKIAWIGLVLITAIGVILMIKTPKSFIPTEDDGFITYNIALPPGASLSRTTEVLHRADSILKKRKDIEGMTTVSGFNALDGSSSPAFAAGYITLKPHAKRKHIKNINAFMDTIRNDLAQINEATFTVFPRPTVQGFGDFAGIEMVLQDRMGGDVRDFNTIADTFISQLNTRPEIRSAYTSFKSNFPQYEVNIDAVKAKSLGVEIKDLMSTIRSYFARVQASDFNRFGRQYRVYVQSDFDFRKDPASFNSIFVRNNKGEMVPINTVLTLEKTVGPETITRYNLYNAISVNITPAEGYSTDDAMQAIQKLADEKLPGNYGFEWTGMSYEESQSGSQTILIFVLSILFVYFLLSAQYESYILPWAVLLSIPVGLIGVFSVINLVGLQNNIYVQVGLIMLIGLLAKNAILIVEFAVQERKNGKTIVEAAISGSKLRLRPILMTSLAFVAGLVPLMWTVGPSAIGNHSISFSAAGGMLLGVAFGIFIIPVLFVVFKGLDEKLQDKLAKEEE